Proteins encoded within one genomic window of Eublepharis macularius isolate TG4126 chromosome 10, MPM_Emac_v1.0, whole genome shotgun sequence:
- the DDIT4L gene encoding DNA damage-inducible transcript 4-like protein codes for MVATSTINNKNSACISELIQQSFQHAALTDFDYWDYVVPEPNFNEMVFEERTCQGLVRMLETCLSKSKQTKLHCSKVLVPEKLTRRIAQDVLRLSSTEPCGLRGCIIHVNLETGNICKKLDKIVYDPTVVPTFELTLVFKQDSCSWPSFRDFFPRACFTAGSKRTLILSPGFRLIKKKLYSLIGTVVEEC; via the exons ATGGTTGCAACCAGCACCATAAACAATAAAAACTCTGCCTGTATTTCTGAACTGATACAGCAAAGCTTTCAGCATGCAGCCTTAACTG ACTTTGACTACTGGGATTATGTTGTGCCAGAACCCAACTTTAATGAGATGGTGTTTGAGGAACGGACATGTCAGGGTCTAGTTAGGATGCTGGAGACCTGTCTATCAAAATCAAAGCAGACCAAACTGCACTGTTCTAAGGTTCTAGTCCCTGAGAAACTAACCAGGAGGATAGCACAAGATGTCTTGCGTCTCTCTTCTACAGAGCCCTGCGGCTTACGAGGCTGCATTATCCATGTCAACTTGGAAACTGGAAACATATGTAAAAAGCTGGATAAGATTGTCTATGACCCTACGGTTGTTCCTACGTTTGAACTGACGCTGGTATTCAAGCAGGACAGCTGCTCCTGGCCTAGTTTCAGAGATTTCTTCCCCAGGGCTTGCTTCACAGCTGGCAGCAAACGCACTCTGATCCTGAGTCCTGGCTTTCGGTTAATTAAGAAAAAATTATATTCTTTGATTGGGACTGTTGTTGAAGAATGCTAG